In the genome of Verrucomicrobiia bacterium, one region contains:
- a CDS encoding BatD family protein: MKKILGGMLAACIIAGGLAFAEDIQVTSTFDKRSAHVGEEIRLSIRIDGATGNIQAPRLPSFEGFDTFYTGRASHITFVNGRSSSTVEFSYVLVPRTAGNFTLNPIDVTVQGRVFRTEPITIDVSQGQAPPQMGAQNNPMLQPLNAPPPSAPRSAPVSNAGPQAPIQPPTPTTEGADDNIFVQAWVDKNSVYPNQQVLLTYSLYTRYDTRYEGFEQEPEISGFWIEEFPMEREVERETVTVNGKRYVKADIRKIALFPTSAADYTVKPGVIRASIRQQPQQTSIFDDFFDDSFFSGGSFFARRENRLLTPQPIQIKVKPLPEQGKPASFSGAVGDFKMTATLDKTSVQQNEPVTMTLVLEGQGNLETMNRPNLPEFPDFKVYDGDASTQLYKSGVVIGGKKTFEVVFIPKKAGSMTIPPVEFSFFNPQAQRYVPLKTPEFKLDVKPSDKPFEIPRELSKQDVFKKDVKAEGQDIRYIHERLPDERTETIVSGLYYLMLGLDILMAAWLILTFLQHRTERIYEKDNALRRRRQAKSQALSKAGKLRPLMNDAKDETGRVFFQEADKVLTQYLADKFNLSALGGTRMEVERELAKRLGTQDPLYKEIMDLYNIFDESRFGMVKVDKEIKHRALDVIRKSVQRMEKICR, from the coding sequence ATGAAAAAAATTTTGGGGGGGATGCTGGCAGCCTGCATCATTGCGGGCGGTCTGGCTTTCGCCGAAGACATTCAGGTCACGTCCACGTTTGACAAGCGCTCCGCTCACGTGGGCGAGGAAATCCGTTTGAGCATCCGGATCGACGGCGCCACAGGCAACATCCAGGCGCCCCGCCTTCCTTCGTTCGAGGGCTTCGACACGTTCTACACCGGCCGCGCCTCCCACATCACGTTTGTGAACGGCCGTTCGAGTTCCACCGTGGAATTCAGTTACGTGCTCGTGCCGCGTACGGCAGGAAACTTCACGCTCAATCCCATCGACGTCACGGTCCAGGGCCGCGTTTTCCGGACCGAACCTATCACGATCGACGTGTCGCAGGGACAGGCGCCGCCGCAAATGGGCGCGCAGAACAATCCCATGCTGCAGCCGCTCAACGCGCCGCCGCCGTCCGCCCCGAGGAGTGCGCCGGTTTCCAATGCCGGGCCCCAAGCACCGATCCAGCCGCCCACGCCCACGACCGAAGGCGCGGACGACAACATCTTCGTCCAGGCCTGGGTCGACAAGAACAGCGTGTATCCCAATCAGCAGGTGCTGCTGACTTACTCGCTTTACACGCGCTACGACACGCGCTACGAAGGCTTCGAGCAGGAACCGGAAATCAGCGGCTTCTGGATCGAGGAATTTCCCATGGAGCGCGAAGTGGAAAGGGAAACTGTCACCGTGAACGGCAAGCGCTATGTGAAGGCCGATATCCGCAAGATCGCGCTTTTTCCGACGTCCGCGGCCGATTACACGGTGAAACCCGGCGTGATCCGCGCGTCCATCCGCCAGCAGCCGCAGCAGACCAGCATCTTCGACGATTTCTTCGACGACAGTTTTTTCAGCGGCGGCAGCTTTTTTGCGCGGCGCGAGAACCGGCTGCTCACGCCCCAGCCCATCCAGATCAAGGTGAAGCCGCTTCCCGAGCAGGGAAAGCCCGCGAGCTTTTCCGGCGCCGTGGGCGATTTCAAGATGACCGCGACGCTCGACAAGACTTCGGTGCAGCAGAACGAGCCCGTGACCATGACGCTCGTCCTGGAAGGCCAGGGCAATCTCGAGACCATGAACCGGCCCAACCTTCCGGAGTTTCCGGACTTCAAGGTCTACGACGGCGACGCGTCCACCCAGCTTTACAAAAGCGGCGTCGTGATCGGAGGCAAGAAAACCTTCGAAGTGGTGTTCATCCCGAAAAAAGCGGGCAGCATGACGATCCCGCCCGTGGAGTTCAGCTTCTTCAATCCGCAGGCCCAGCGCTACGTGCCCCTGAAGACGCCGGAATTCAAACTGGACGTCAAGCCTTCGGACAAGCCTTTCGAAATCCCGCGCGAATTGAGCAAACAGGACGTCTTCAAAAAGGACGTGAAGGCCGAAGGCCAGGACATCCGCTACATCCACGAACGCCTGCCGGACGAGCGGACGGAAACGATCGTGTCCGGACTTTACTATCTTATGCTCGGGCTCGACATTCTCATGGCGGCCTGGCTGATCCTGACGTTTCTACAGCACCGGACCGAGCGTATTTACGAAAAAGACAATGCGCTTCGCCGCCGGCGCCAGGCCAAGTCGCAGGCCCTGTCGAAGGCCGGGAAGCTGAGGCCGCTCATGAACGACGCCAAAGACGAAACCGGCCGCGTTTTTTTTCAGGAAGCGGACAAGGTGCTCACACAATACCTCGCCGACAAATTCAATCTGTCCGCGCTCGGAGGCACGCGCATGGAAGTGGAGCGCGAATTGGCCAAGAGGCTGGGCACGCAGGACCCGCTTTATAAAGAAATCATGGATCTCTACAATATCTTCGACGAATCGCGTTTCGGCATGGTCAAGGTGGACAAGGAAATCAAACACCGCGCCTTGGATGTCATCCGCAAGTCGGTCCAGAGGATGGAGAAAATATGCCGCTGA
- a CDS encoding tetratricopeptide repeat protein codes for MPLNAPRLFKALAVLAFVLGARALPAAAMASDDVMLFERANEAFRQNHFKEAADMYRKLQHQYPTAAVFSYDLGNSLFKDGDLGGAILAYERAKLKAPRDPDVRHNLDYANSLLEYHVDDKRNWYVKAGEEVLNYFREKETNLLLFAAAFLFLSSWIFSLNYRRGEPWGWFRKTLLAFLSVGLVLAGGKSVETHMMRDAIVTAKEAEVRFGPSLDSQVSFRLGQGLKAYVVDTRKDWSRVLLVNLESGWVQNKDIEEVSKLS; via the coding sequence ATGCCGCTGAATGCTCCGCGCTTATTCAAGGCCCTTGCCGTGCTCGCGTTCGTTCTCGGCGCCCGCGCGCTGCCCGCGGCGGCGATGGCTTCCGACGACGTGATGCTTTTTGAGCGGGCGAACGAAGCCTTCCGGCAAAACCATTTCAAGGAAGCCGCGGACATGTACCGCAAGCTCCAGCATCAATATCCCACGGCCGCTGTTTTTTCCTACGACCTGGGCAACAGCCTTTTCAAGGACGGCGATCTGGGCGGCGCCATCCTGGCTTACGAAAGAGCCAAGCTCAAAGCGCCGCGAGACCCGGACGTGCGGCACAATCTGGATTACGCCAACAGCCTGCTCGAATACCACGTCGACGACAAGCGCAACTGGTACGTGAAAGCGGGAGAGGAAGTCCTGAATTATTTCCGGGAAAAAGAAACGAACCTTCTGTTGTTTGCCGCGGCTTTCCTGTTTCTTTCGAGTTGGATCTTTTCCCTGAATTACCGCCGCGGCGAGCCGTGGGGCTGGTTCCGGAAAACGCTGCTCGCATTTTTGTCCGTGGGCCTCGTGCTGGCCGGCGGAAAGAGCGTGGAAACCCACATGATGCGCGATGCGATCGTGACGGCCAAGGAAGCCGAGGTGCGCTTCGGGCCTTCGCTGGATTCTCAGGTCTCGTTCCGACTGGGGCAGGGGCTCAAGGCCTACGTCGTGGACACGCGCAAGGATTGGAGCCGCGTCCTTCTCGTGAATCTGGAAAGCGGATGGGTCCAGAACAAAGACATCGAAGAAGTCTCGAAACTTTCATAA
- a CDS encoding tetratricopeptide repeat protein produces the protein MKISRRLPAAALGALAAGLLIALPRLEAVEKKSAAQTALEKRQRVELLGFFLKDPKDAKLPQTPLAIELYNQGVELYERHEYDMALTAFEDSLKYDPNNALAYELMGDIHYFQQKLPEAKKEYQKAFELQPRDTLKKKLEKLRDETLVEKDMSSYNERHFIIKYHGEEDAYDGFQVRELLRTTYEDLSKDFGYYFKHKVVVLMYDEDEFKNLTKLPHWAAGVYDGKIRMPAYKKGFSPKELKALTAHEMTHAFVADISQSRAPAWINEGLAEFEEDKVQKNPLLMFKSAAHGGKLIPMDQLLSHGGALSLQDPVAINLFYEQSFQVVSYLINRYGMFRVKQVLEEMAKGKNSDEALREVLRISTSRLEQEWKETL, from the coding sequence ATGAAGATTTCCCGCCGCCTGCCGGCGGCCGCCCTGGGCGCCCTTGCCGCCGGGCTGTTGATCGCCCTGCCGCGCCTGGAAGCCGTGGAAAAAAAGTCCGCCGCGCAGACGGCGCTCGAAAAACGCCAGCGCGTGGAACTGCTCGGCTTTTTCCTGAAAGACCCGAAGGACGCGAAGCTGCCGCAAACGCCGCTGGCGATCGAGCTCTACAACCAGGGCGTCGAGCTTTACGAGCGCCACGAATATGACATGGCGCTTACCGCGTTCGAAGACTCGCTTAAATACGACCCCAACAACGCGCTGGCTTACGAACTGATGGGGGACATCCATTATTTCCAGCAGAAGCTGCCGGAGGCCAAAAAGGAATACCAGAAGGCCTTCGAGCTGCAGCCGCGGGATACGCTGAAGAAAAAGCTCGAGAAGCTGCGCGATGAGACGCTCGTGGAAAAGGACATGTCGTCCTACAATGAGCGGCATTTCATCATTAAATACCACGGGGAAGAAGACGCCTACGACGGCTTCCAGGTGCGCGAGCTTCTGCGGACGACGTACGAGGACCTTTCCAAAGATTTCGGCTACTACTTCAAACACAAGGTCGTGGTGCTCATGTACGACGAAGACGAATTCAAAAACCTGACCAAGCTCCCGCACTGGGCCGCCGGCGTCTACGACGGAAAGATCCGCATGCCCGCGTACAAGAAAGGCTTCAGCCCCAAGGAGCTGAAGGCGCTGACCGCGCATGAAATGACCCACGCCTTCGTGGCGGACATCAGCCAGTCGCGCGCGCCGGCCTGGATCAACGAGGGGCTTGCCGAATTCGAGGAAGACAAGGTGCAGAAAAATCCGCTTCTCATGTTCAAGTCCGCGGCCCACGGCGGCAAGCTCATTCCCATGGACCAGCTGCTCTCGCACGGCGGCGCGCTGTCCCTGCAGGACCCGGTCGCGATCAACCTTTTCTACGAACAGTCTTTTCAAGTCGTCAGCTACCTCATCAACCGCTACGGCATGTTCCGCGTCAAACAAGTCCTGGAAGAAATGGCGAAAGGCAAGAACAGCGATGAAGCGCTTCGCGAAGTCCTTCGCATCTCCACTTCCCGGCTGGAGCAGGAATGGAAAGAAACGCTTTGA
- a CDS encoding ParB N-terminal domain-containing protein, which translates to MERNALTPVEVAALPRDFPYGLRFSTDDPGLEASIARHGVLYPIVLHAASGHVIAGHKRLAAARKANVRQVSAMLVEEDLAPQELYLLAVLSNWNQNLSDLDRGCAVLRALRDFGFTEDAVRAEVLPALGIESGDPVLAEAKALAGLDPAILEAVSAGKIPFRGVSSFLRFSPADQKAFVKLTGESLRWTSGQMTQALEWLADLLKSGKKGLEVYWQEPALQKALAGPKNDLRAAGENLFQAIKELRFPRLADCRGKFDPAAREIERAYPGLKLEPPPYFEDEGLVLRAKVRDARAFDELMEVLKKKRSSVHSLFEIML; encoded by the coding sequence ATGGAAAGAAACGCTTTGACCCCCGTGGAAGTTGCGGCCCTGCCTCGGGATTTTCCTTATGGCCTGCGTTTCAGCACGGACGATCCCGGCCTCGAGGCTTCGATTGCCCGGCACGGAGTGCTGTATCCGATCGTCCTGCACGCGGCATCCGGGCATGTGATCGCCGGCCATAAACGCCTGGCCGCGGCGCGCAAGGCAAACGTCCGGCAGGTTTCTGCGATGCTCGTGGAAGAAGATCTGGCGCCGCAGGAGCTTTATCTTCTGGCCGTCCTTTCCAACTGGAACCAGAATCTCTCGGACCTTGACCGCGGCTGCGCCGTTCTCCGCGCGCTGCGGGATTTTGGATTCACCGAAGACGCGGTGCGCGCCGAAGTCCTGCCCGCGCTCGGCATTGAATCCGGCGATCCCGTGCTCGCCGAAGCCAAAGCGCTTGCCGGCCTCGATCCCGCGATCCTCGAAGCGGTGAGCGCCGGTAAAATTCCTTTCCGCGGCGTTTCGTCTTTCCTCCGGTTCTCTCCCGCGGATCAAAAAGCGTTCGTGAAGTTAACAGGGGAGTCCCTGCGCTGGACCTCCGGCCAAATGACCCAGGCCCTGGAATGGCTGGCCGACCTGCTGAAAAGCGGGAAGAAGGGGCTCGAGGTTTACTGGCAGGAACCGGCGCTGCAAAAGGCCTTAGCCGGTCCCAAGAACGACTTGCGGGCCGCAGGCGAAAATCTCTTCCAGGCGATCAAGGAATTGCGTTTCCCGAGGCTGGCGGACTGCCGCGGCAAATTCGACCCGGCCGCTCGGGAAATTGAGCGCGCGTATCCGGGCCTGAAGCTGGAACCGCCGCCTTATTTCGAGGATGAGGGGCTGGTTCTCCGTGCCAAAGTCCGGGATGCGCGGGCCTTCGACGAATTGATGGAAGTCCTTAAAAAGAAAAGAAGTTCCGTTCACTCCTTGTTTGAAATCATGCTATAA